The Flavobacterium commune genome contains a region encoding:
- a CDS encoding glycosyltransferase — MLQTPHTFIVIPCYNEENAISNEYSHFLENYPEATICFVNDGSTDNTLAILEQLKQKHPTQIELLPLQKNVGKAEAVRQGVQYCIKNFNFKYVGYLDADLATTLEEFMLVENNLENDIVFCFGSRIRKIGSTIERENSRFLIGRIIATFISNILDIKVYDTQCGCKVFTKEIASLLFEKEFISKWLFDVELFFRMLNHFGKENALQKMKEIPLKSWIEKGNSKVKPTYFFKLWLDLYNIKKRYTK; from the coding sequence ATGCTCCAAACTCCACATACTTTTATAGTTATTCCTTGTTATAACGAAGAAAATGCAATTTCTAATGAGTATTCTCATTTCTTAGAAAATTATCCCGAAGCTACAATTTGCTTTGTAAATGATGGTTCGACTGATAATACGCTTGCAATCTTAGAGCAATTAAAACAAAAACACCCTACGCAAATTGAGTTGCTGCCATTACAGAAAAATGTGGGAAAAGCCGAAGCCGTTAGACAAGGTGTTCAATATTGCATAAAAAATTTCAATTTTAAATATGTTGGTTATCTGGATGCCGATTTAGCTACAACGCTAGAGGAATTCATGCTTGTTGAAAACAATTTAGAAAATGATATTGTTTTTTGTTTTGGTTCTAGAATCCGAAAAATAGGTTCGACTATCGAAAGAGAAAACAGTCGATTTCTTATAGGTCGAATTATTGCCACCTTTATTTCAAACATTTTAGATATTAAAGTATATGATACTCAATGTGGCTGTAAAGTTTTTACAAAGGAAATTGCGTCACTTTTATTCGAAAAAGAATTCATTTCGAAATGGCTTTTTGATGTGGAATTGTTTTTTAGAATGCTCAATCATTTTGGAAAAGAAAATGCCCTGCAAAAAATGAAAGAAATCCCGCTTAAATCCTGGATTGAAAAAGGAAATTCAAAAGTCAAGCCTACTTATTTTTTCAAACTGTGGCTTGATCTATACAACATCAAAAAAAGATACACTAAATAA
- the panB gene encoding 3-methyl-2-oxobutanoate hydroxymethyltransferase: protein MSTAKKDYKKITTKSLIDMKAQGEKISMLTAYDFTMAKIVDSAGIDVILVGDSASNVMAGHETTLPITLDQMIYHASSVVRGADRALVVVDLPFGSYQSDPKEALRSAIRIMKESGGHAVKLEGGKEIKESIKKILNAGIPVMGHLGLTPQSIYKFGTYTVRAKEEQEALKLIEDAKLLEKLGCFSLVLEKIPAKLAQQIAESISIPVIGIGAGSGVDGQVLVIHDMLGMNNEFSPRFLRRYMNLYEGMTSAISQYVDDVKSKDFPNEKEQY from the coding sequence ATGTCCACAGCAAAAAAAGACTATAAAAAAATTACAACAAAGTCTCTAATTGATATGAAAGCACAAGGAGAAAAAATCTCCATGTTAACTGCATACGATTTTACAATGGCTAAAATTGTAGATTCTGCCGGAATTGATGTAATATTGGTGGGAGATTCAGCTTCTAATGTGATGGCGGGACACGAAACTACTTTACCTATTACCTTAGACCAAATGATTTATCACGCTTCTTCGGTAGTAAGAGGAGCCGACAGAGCATTAGTTGTAGTCGATTTGCCTTTTGGAAGCTACCAATCGGATCCAAAAGAAGCCTTGCGCTCAGCCATTCGAATCATGAAAGAAAGCGGTGGTCATGCTGTGAAATTAGAAGGAGGAAAAGAAATTAAAGAATCCATCAAAAAAATATTAAATGCAGGAATTCCTGTAATGGGACATTTAGGTTTAACACCGCAATCTATTTATAAATTTGGAACTTATACCGTAAGAGCTAAAGAAGAACAAGAAGCACTCAAACTAATTGAAGATGCTAAATTATTAGAAAAACTAGGTTGTTTCTCTTTAGTTCTAGAAAAAATCCCGGCAAAATTAGCCCAACAAATAGCCGAAAGTATTTCTATTCCTGTAATAGGTATTGGTGCCGGATCAGGCGTTGATGGCCAGGTATTGGTTATACACGATATGCTGGGAATGAACAACGAATTCAGTCCTAGATTCTTACGCCGATATATGAATCTTTACGAAGGAATGACCTCTGCCATTAGTCAATATGTTGATGATGTAAAATCGAAAGATTTTCCAAACGAAAAAGAACAATATTAG